The following are from one region of the Pseudazoarcus pumilus genome:
- the glyA gene encoding serine hydroxymethyltransferase, producing MFSAHDTIARTDPELWATIEAENQRQQDHIELIASENYVSHAVMEAQGSQLTNKYAEGYPGKRYYGGCEHVDEAERLAIERVKRLFGAEAANVQPNSGSQANQAVLMAFAKPGDTVLGMSLAEGGHLTHGMALNMSGKWFNAVSYGLNDKEEIDYDALERAAHEHKPRILIAGASAYSLRIDFERFAKIARDVGAIFWVDMAHYAGLIAAGLYPNPVPHADVVTSTTHKTLRGPRGGIILMKSEHERALNSAIFPGIQGGPLMHVIAAKAVAFREALEPGFKAYQQQVLTNAQAMARVLAERGLRIVSGRTESHVFLIDLRAKKITGRDAEDALGRANITVNKNAIPNDPERPMVTSGLRIGSPAMTTRGFGETEAGEVAHLIADVLEAPNDETVAARVRDKVATLCTKHPVYGA from the coding sequence ATGTTTTCTGCGCACGACACCATCGCCCGGACCGACCCCGAACTGTGGGCCACGATCGAGGCCGAGAATCAACGCCAGCAGGACCACATCGAACTGATCGCCTCGGAGAACTACGTCTCCCACGCGGTGATGGAGGCGCAGGGCTCGCAACTGACCAACAAGTACGCCGAAGGCTATCCCGGCAAGCGCTACTACGGTGGCTGCGAGCACGTGGACGAGGCCGAACGCCTGGCCATCGAGCGCGTCAAGCGCCTGTTCGGCGCCGAGGCCGCCAACGTGCAGCCCAACTCCGGCTCGCAGGCCAACCAGGCCGTGCTGATGGCCTTCGCCAAGCCCGGCGACACCGTGCTCGGCATGAGCCTGGCCGAAGGTGGCCACCTGACCCACGGCATGGCGCTGAACATGTCGGGAAAATGGTTCAACGCGGTCTCCTATGGTCTCAACGACAAAGAGGAGATCGACTACGACGCCCTCGAGCGCGCGGCCCACGAGCACAAGCCGCGCATCCTCATCGCCGGCGCCTCGGCCTATTCGCTGCGCATCGACTTCGAGCGCTTCGCGAAGATTGCCAGGGACGTCGGCGCGATCTTCTGGGTGGACATGGCGCACTACGCCGGCCTTATCGCCGCCGGGCTCTACCCCAACCCGGTGCCCCACGCCGACGTGGTCACCTCGACCACGCACAAGACGCTGCGCGGCCCGCGCGGCGGCATCATCCTGATGAAGTCGGAACACGAGCGCGCGCTCAATTCGGCAATTTTCCCGGGCATTCAGGGCGGCCCGCTTATGCACGTCATCGCCGCCAAGGCAGTGGCCTTCAGGGAAGCGCTGGAACCGGGCTTCAAGGCCTACCAGCAGCAGGTACTGACCAACGCCCAGGCGATGGCGCGCGTGCTCGCCGAGCGTGGGCTGCGCATCGTTTCGGGACGCACCGAAAGCCACGTCTTCCTGATCGACCTGCGTGCCAAGAAGATCACCGGCCGCGACGCCGAGGACGCGCTCGGTCGCGCCAACATCACCGTCAACAAGAACGCCATTCCCAACGACCCGGAGCGCCCGATGGTCACTTCCGGTCTGCGCATCGGCTCGCCGGCGATGACCACGCGTGGCTTCGGTGAAACCGAGGCCGGCGAGGTCGCCCACCTGATCGCCGACGTGCTCGAGGCGCCGAACGACGAAACCGTAGCCGCGCGTGTGCGCGACAAGGTCGCGACGCTGTGCACCAAGCATCCGGTGTATGGTGCGTAA
- a CDS encoding TRAP transporter substrate-binding protein: MSSRRRFLQHAGLGGIVAAGVAPGVVGARPAMRWRLASSFPKSLDILHGCTERFARNVSEATDGRFTISIYAAGELVPPFSVLDAVGNGTVDCGHTAAYYYFGKDEAFSFDCAIPFGMNSRQQTAWMFDGNGLALLRELYADHGVVNFVMGNSGTQMGGWYRRPVRSLDDLKDLRVRIGGFGGMVFERLGVLTQNIPLSDAYPALEKGTIDATEFIGPYDDLKLGLHRVAPHYHYPAWWEGSGQLSLYVGTEAWNALPAEYKSIVERAASDAHVLMQARYDARNPAAMKRLLGEGARLAPFPREVLDAAFAASQDLYTDLDARNPRWRRIHADYRRFLADQVQWHATAEAHYNAYMRTLDL; encoded by the coding sequence ATGAGTTCGCGTCGCCGCTTCCTGCAACACGCCGGCCTGGGCGGCATCGTCGCCGCCGGCGTGGCACCCGGCGTGGTCGGCGCACGCCCGGCGATGCGCTGGCGGCTGGCGTCGAGCTTCCCGAAGTCGCTCGACATCCTGCACGGCTGCACCGAGCGATTCGCGCGCAACGTCTCGGAAGCCACCGACGGGCGCTTCACGATCTCAATCTACGCCGCCGGCGAACTGGTGCCACCATTCTCGGTGCTCGACGCCGTGGGCAACGGCACGGTCGATTGCGGCCACACCGCGGCCTACTACTACTTCGGCAAGGACGAGGCCTTCTCCTTCGACTGCGCCATCCCCTTCGGCATGAACTCGCGCCAGCAAACGGCATGGATGTTCGACGGCAACGGGTTGGCACTGCTGCGCGAGCTGTATGCCGATCATGGCGTGGTCAATTTCGTCATGGGCAACTCGGGCACGCAGATGGGCGGCTGGTATCGCCGCCCGGTGCGCTCGCTCGACGACCTCAAGGACCTGCGCGTGCGCATCGGCGGCTTCGGCGGCATGGTGTTCGAACGCCTGGGCGTGCTCACGCAGAATATTCCACTGTCCGACGCCTATCCCGCGCTCGAAAAGGGCACGATCGACGCCACCGAGTTCATCGGCCCCTACGACGACCTCAAGCTCGGCCTGCACCGCGTCGCACCCCACTACCACTATCCGGCCTGGTGGGAAGGCAGCGGGCAACTGTCGCTGTACGTCGGCACCGAGGCCTGGAACGCGCTGCCCGCCGAATACAAGAGCATCGTCGAACGCGCTGCGAGCGACGCCCACGTCCTGATGCAGGCGCGCTACGACGCGCGCAATCCGGCCGCGATGAAGCGCCTGCTCGGCGAAGGCGCGCGACTCGCGCCGTTTCCGCGCGAGGTGCTCGACGCGGCCTTCGCCGCGTCGCAGGATCTCTACACCGATCTGGATGCACGCAACCCCCGGTGGCGACGCATCCACGCCGACTACCGGCGCTTCCTCGCCGACCAGGTGCAATGGCACGCGACGGCCGAGGCCCACTACAACGCCTACATGCGCACGCTCGATCTCTGA
- a CDS encoding TRAP transporter substrate-binding protein, with amino-acid sequence MRSRRQFLQGAGIAGILAAGTAPAIVRPQEVLRWRLASSFPKSLDNLYAPAERFAKSISDATDGRFQVSVYAGGELVPPFSIVDAVQNGTVDCGHTAAYYYFGKDETFAFDCTIPFGMNSRQHTAWMYDGNGLELLRAFYANYDIVNFPMGNTGAQMGGWYRNPIKSADDLKGLRMRIGGFGGRVLERLGVLPQNIPGGEVYSALEKGTIDATEFVGPYDDLRLGLYRVAPYYYFPAWWEGGAQLTLYVGTKAWNALSPEYKAILQQAASDAHVYMQARYDARNPAALKQLIAEGAKLSRMPRDVMDAAFKASREVYAELNDKNPEWRKIYGDYARFLAEQYQWEPIAEGSYNQYMGAMRL; translated from the coding sequence ATGAGATCGCGCCGACAGTTTCTGCAGGGCGCCGGCATCGCCGGCATCCTCGCCGCCGGCACCGCCCCCGCCATCGTCCGTCCGCAGGAGGTGCTGCGCTGGCGGCTCGCATCGAGCTTTCCGAAGTCGCTCGACAATCTCTACGCACCGGCCGAGCGCTTCGCCAAGAGCATCTCGGACGCGACCGACGGCCGTTTCCAGGTCAGCGTGTATGCCGGCGGCGAGCTGGTGCCGCCGTTTTCCATCGTCGACGCGGTCCAGAACGGCACGGTCGATTGCGGTCACACCGCGGCCTACTACTACTTCGGCAAGGACGAGACCTTCGCCTTCGACTGCACCATCCCGTTCGGCATGAACTCGCGCCAGCACACGGCGTGGATGTATGACGGCAACGGCCTGGAGCTGCTGCGCGCCTTCTACGCGAACTACGACATCGTCAACTTCCCGATGGGCAACACCGGCGCACAGATGGGCGGCTGGTACCGCAACCCGATCAAGTCGGCGGACGACCTGAAAGGCCTGCGCATGCGCATCGGCGGCTTCGGCGGGCGCGTGCTCGAACGCCTCGGCGTACTCCCGCAGAACATCCCCGGCGGCGAGGTGTATTCGGCGCTGGAAAAGGGCACGATCGACGCCACCGAATTCGTCGGCCCCTACGACGACCTGCGCCTGGGCCTGTATCGCGTCGCGCCCTACTACTATTTCCCGGCCTGGTGGGAAGGCGGCGCGCAGCTCACGCTCTACGTCGGCACCAAGGCCTGGAATGCGCTCTCGCCCGAGTACAAGGCCATCCTGCAGCAGGCGGCGAGCGACGCCCACGTCTACATGCAGGCGCGCTACGACGCGCGCAACCCGGCCGCCCTCAAGCAGCTCATCGCCGAAGGCGCGAAGCTCTCGCGCATGCCGCGCGACGTGATGGACGCCGCGTTCAAGGCCTCGCGCGAGGTCTACGCCGAACTCAACGACAAGAACCCGGAGTGGCGCAAGATCTACGGCGACTACGCACGTTTCCTCGCCGAGCAGTACCAGTGGGAACCCATCGCCGAGGGCAGCTACAACCAGTACATGGGCGCGATGCGCCTGTGA
- a CDS encoding histidine phosphatase family protein has protein sequence MPTTTFCLVRHGETAWNAERRMQGQFDLPLNGTGRAQAEALAATLATQPFDAVFSSDLARATTTAEPVARRLALAVRTDAALRERHYGVFQGLTYTQAEQRFPQDYARLVARDPDHALPDGGESLADLAARVRDALTRIAMEHAGGRVLVITHGGVLDAAHRMATGKAIDAPRDFVVANAALNWIERRDGNWALLSWAERGHLDATHDEMPRS, from the coding sequence ATGCCCACCACCACCTTTTGTCTGGTCCGCCACGGCGAGACCGCCTGGAACGCCGAACGGCGCATGCAGGGCCAGTTCGACCTGCCACTCAACGGGACCGGTCGCGCCCAGGCCGAGGCGCTGGCCGCCACGCTGGCCACGCAGCCCTTCGACGCGGTGTTCTCGAGCGACCTCGCGCGCGCGACCACCACCGCCGAACCGGTCGCACGTCGCCTGGCGCTCGCGGTGCGCACCGATGCAGCCCTGCGCGAGCGCCATTACGGGGTCTTTCAGGGCCTGACCTATACCCAAGCCGAGCAGCGCTTCCCGCAAGACTATGCGCGGCTTGTCGCACGCGATCCGGACCATGCCCTGCCCGACGGCGGCGAGAGCCTGGCCGATCTCGCCGCGCGCGTGCGCGACGCGCTCACGCGCATCGCGATGGAGCATGCCGGTGGCCGCGTGCTCGTCATCACCCACGGCGGCGTGCTCGACGCCGCTCATCGAATGGCGACCGGCAAGGCGATCGACGCCCCTCGCGATTTCGTCGTCGCCAATGCCGCGCTGAACTGGATCGAGCGCCGCGACGGAAACTGGGCGCTGCTGTCCTGGGCCGAACGCGGGCATCTGGACGCCACGCATGACGAAATGCCGCGCAGCTGA
- a CDS encoding TRAP transporter large permease, which translates to MIEFVSANLAPIMFGVVVLFLLSGFPVAFSLAACGLFFGFIGIELGLLPGAMFQALPLRVFGIMQNETLLAIPFFTLMGLILERSGMAEDLLETVGQVFGPVRGGLALAVIFVGALLAATTGVVAASVISMGLISLPIMLRYGYSRPLATGVITASGTLAQALPPSIVLIVLADQLGRSVGDMYKGAFVPAFLLIGMYTAYVVALSIFAPRQAPALPPEARIYREPGGASGMRSLTLLMTLLATVGFAFAHFYVDIASALFSRERPPATDETVVVALSVATLLALAMALANRALRLGLLSTLAERVVFVLIPPLALIFLVLGTIFIGVATPTEGGAMGAIGALAMALARRRLSWLRLREALESTTRLSVFVMIILIGATVFSFTFTAIDGKEWVEHLFDHLPGGQVGFLIFVNLVIFFLGFFLDFFEIAFILIPLLAPIADKLGIDLVWFGIMIAINLQTSFLTPPFGFALFYLRSVAPTQAFIDRVTRRRIEGISTAQIYCGSIAFVLIQITLLGLLIAFPGLVTGNLDARVEVDLDTIRIAPEGGDWGTDTGGWGTSADDAPGTPAPEPGSGAWGGKGAWD; encoded by the coding sequence GTGATCGAGTTCGTCTCCGCCAACCTCGCCCCGATCATGTTCGGGGTGGTCGTGCTGTTCCTGCTCTCTGGCTTTCCGGTGGCCTTTTCGCTGGCCGCCTGCGGCCTGTTCTTCGGCTTCATCGGCATCGAGCTGGGGCTGTTGCCCGGCGCGATGTTCCAGGCCCTGCCCCTGCGCGTGTTCGGCATCATGCAGAACGAGACGCTGCTGGCGATCCCCTTCTTCACGCTGATGGGATTGATCCTCGAGCGTTCCGGCATGGCCGAGGACCTGCTCGAGACGGTCGGCCAGGTGTTCGGCCCGGTGCGCGGCGGACTCGCGCTGGCGGTGATCTTCGTCGGCGCCCTGCTCGCCGCGACCACCGGCGTGGTCGCCGCCTCGGTGATCTCGATGGGCCTGATCTCGCTGCCCATCATGTTGCGCTACGGCTATTCGCGCCCCCTGGCCACCGGCGTGATCACCGCCTCGGGCACGCTCGCGCAGGCACTGCCGCCGTCCATCGTGCTCATCGTGCTCGCGGATCAACTCGGTCGCAGCGTCGGCGACATGTACAAGGGCGCCTTCGTGCCGGCCTTTCTGCTGATCGGCATGTACACGGCCTACGTCGTGGCGCTGTCGATCTTCGCGCCCAGGCAGGCACCGGCGCTGCCGCCCGAGGCACGCATCTACCGCGAGCCGGGCGGCGCCTCGGGGATGCGTTCGCTGACCCTTCTGATGACGCTGCTGGCGACAGTCGGGTTCGCCTTCGCCCACTTCTACGTCGATATCGCCAGCGCGCTGTTTTCGCGCGAGCGCCCGCCAGCGACCGACGAAACGGTCGTCGTCGCGCTGTCGGTCGCGACCCTGCTCGCGCTCGCGATGGCGCTGGCCAATCGCGCGCTGCGTCTGGGACTGCTGTCGACGCTGGCCGAGCGCGTGGTGTTCGTGCTGATTCCGCCGCTGGCGCTGATCTTTCTGGTGCTCGGCACCATCTTCATCGGCGTGGCCACACCCACCGAGGGCGGCGCGATGGGCGCGATCGGCGCACTGGCGATGGCGCTGGCGCGCCGTCGCCTGAGCTGGCTGCGCCTGCGCGAGGCGCTGGAATCGACCACACGGCTGTCGGTATTCGTGATGATCATCCTGATCGGCGCGACCGTGTTCAGCTTCACCTTCACGGCGATCGACGGCAAGGAATGGGTCGAGCATCTGTTCGACCACCTGCCGGGCGGCCAGGTGGGATTCCTGATCTTCGTGAACCTGGTGATCTTCTTTCTCGGCTTCTTCCTCGATTTCTTCGAGATCGCCTTCATCCTGATCCCGCTACTCGCGCCCATCGCCGACAAGCTCGGCATCGACCTGGTGTGGTTCGGCATCATGATCGCGATCAACCTGCAGACTTCGTTCCTGACGCCGCCGTTCGGCTTCGCGCTGTTCTACCTGCGCAGCGTCGCACCGACCCAGGCCTTCATCGACCGCGTCACGCGACGGCGCATCGAAGGCATCTCGACTGCGCAGATCTACTGTGGCTCGATCGCCTTCGTGCTGATCCAGATCACGCTGCTGGGCCTGCTCATCGCCTTCCCCGGGCTGGTCACGGGCAACCTGGACGCCCGGGTCGAGGTCGACCTGGACACCATCCGCATCGCGCCGGAGGGCGGAGACTGGGGAACGGATACGGGCGGATGGGGCACATCGGCCGACGACGCACCGGGCACACCGGCGCCCGAGCCCGGCTCCGGCGCCTGGGGTGGCAAGGGCGCATGGGATTGA
- a CDS encoding TRAP transporter small permease subunit, which yields MGFLLRLSGLIDRATTLVGRAVVWLLFAAALISAGNAIARKTLAIGSNAMLEIQWYLFAAAFMLGAAATFLNNGHVRIDVLAGRFPTRVRMLIDIVGIVVFLLPLCWFMIDFSLPIVLRAFTSGEVSSNAGGLIRWPVYALLPAGFGLLALQSVSELIKRVACLRGVIPDPLAAGRHEAAAKVAPIPQNLNDGGDR from the coding sequence ATGGGATTCCTGTTGAGACTGTCCGGGCTGATCGATCGCGCCACTACGCTGGTGGGTCGCGCGGTAGTCTGGCTGCTTTTCGCCGCCGCGCTGATCAGCGCCGGCAACGCCATCGCCCGCAAGACGCTGGCCATCGGCTCGAACGCCATGCTCGAGATCCAGTGGTATCTGTTCGCCGCCGCCTTCATGCTCGGCGCCGCGGCGACCTTCCTGAACAACGGCCACGTCCGCATCGACGTGCTGGCCGGGCGTTTCCCGACGCGCGTGCGCATGCTCATCGACATCGTCGGTATCGTCGTCTTCCTGCTGCCGCTGTGCTGGTTCATGATTGACTTCTCGCTGCCCATCGTGCTGCGCGCGTTCACGTCCGGCGAGGTCTCGTCCAACGCCGGCGGGCTGATCCGCTGGCCCGTCTACGCCCTCTTGCCGGCCGGCTTCGGACTGCTCGCCCTGCAGTCGGTCTCCGAGTTGATCAAGCGTGTCGCCTGCCTCAGGGGGGTGATTCCCGATCCCTTGGCCGCGGGCCGGCATGAGGCGGCCGCCAAGGTCGCACCGATTCCGCAGAATCTGAACGACGGGGGCGACCGGTGA
- the pmbA gene encoding metalloprotease PmbA, producing the protein MSHNGFSQSSERLHEIAARLVTLARELGADACEAQASEGFGLTASVRKGEVDTLEHNRDKGVGITVYLEQCRGHASSSDFSDAALRSTVEAALSIARFTAPDPAAGLPDEALLARDWADPRLHYPWALTVEDAIALAHRCEQAAWDAGPQISNSEGASVSTQQAHFVMANSLGFVGGYPSSRHSASCSVIAGKGDGMQREHWYDSRRDATDLDSVENIGRRAGERAIRRLGARKINTCEVPVLFEAPVAVTLLGNFTHAVSGGALYRRSSFLLDSLGEPVFSPVVSIAERPFEPKVFGASPFDSEGVATHEREVVAAGVLQGYFLSSYSARKLGMQTTGNAGGSHHLVMRGGDESFDALVRRMGRGLVVTELLGQGVNYVTGDYSRGAAGYWVEDGEIRHAVEEVTIAGNLRDMFRGIVAVGDDALARGAKRCGSVLIDRMKVAGS; encoded by the coding sequence ATGTCCCACAACGGTTTCTCCCAATCTTCCGAACGACTGCACGAGATCGCCGCCCGGCTGGTCACGCTGGCCCGCGAACTCGGCGCCGACGCCTGCGAGGCGCAGGCGTCGGAGGGCTTCGGGCTGACCGCCAGCGTACGCAAGGGCGAGGTCGACACGCTCGAGCACAATCGCGACAAGGGTGTCGGCATCACCGTCTATCTGGAGCAGTGCCGCGGTCACGCGAGCAGCTCGGACTTCTCGGACGCGGCCCTGCGCTCGACGGTCGAAGCGGCGCTGTCGATCGCGCGCTTCACCGCGCCCGACCCGGCCGCCGGCCTGCCCGACGAGGCGCTGCTCGCGCGCGACTGGGCCGATCCGCGCCTGCACTATCCGTGGGCACTGACCGTGGAGGACGCGATCGCGCTGGCCCACCGCTGTGAGCAGGCCGCCTGGGATGCCGGCCCGCAGATCTCCAATTCGGAGGGGGCGAGTGTGTCGACGCAGCAGGCACACTTCGTGATGGCCAACAGTCTGGGCTTCGTCGGCGGTTATCCGAGCTCACGCCACAGCGCGTCGTGCTCGGTCATCGCCGGCAAGGGTGACGGAATGCAGCGCGAGCACTGGTACGACTCGCGTCGCGACGCCACCGATCTCGATTCGGTCGAGAACATCGGCCGGCGCGCTGGTGAGCGGGCCATCCGCCGGCTGGGGGCGCGCAAGATCAATACCTGCGAGGTGCCGGTGCTGTTCGAGGCGCCGGTGGCGGTGACGCTGCTGGGCAACTTCACGCATGCGGTGTCCGGCGGCGCGCTGTACCGGCGTTCGAGCTTTCTGCTCGACTCGCTTGGCGAACCGGTGTTCTCGCCGGTGGTGTCGATCGCCGAGCGTCCCTTCGAGCCCAAGGTCTTCGGCGCGAGCCCGTTCGACAGCGAAGGCGTGGCCACGCACGAGCGCGAGGTGGTAGCGGCCGGCGTGCTGCAGGGCTACTTCCTGTCGAGTTACTCGGCACGCAAGCTCGGCATGCAGACCACCGGCAACGCCGGTGGCTCGCACCATCTGGTGATGCGCGGCGGTGACGAATCCTTCGACGCGCTGGTGCGCCGCATGGGTCGCGGCCTGGTCGTGACCGAACTGCTCGGCCAGGGCGTCAATTACGTCACCGGGGATTACTCGCGCGGTGCGGCCGGCTACTGGGTCGAGGACGGCGAGATCCGCCACGCGGTCGAGGAAGTCACGATCGCCGGCAACCTGCGCGACATGTTCCGCGGCATCGTCGCCGTCGGCGATGACGCACTCGCGCGCGGCGCCAAGCGCTGCGGCTCGGTGCTGATCGATCGCATGAAGGTCGCCGGCAGCTGA
- the yjgA gene encoding ribosome biogenesis factor YjgA: protein MSAAPQDHHARPDDGDDVDARPSKSARKREMHALQAIGEELVALSSDKLARLEMPDELRAAVMDARRFNKHEARRRQMQYIGRLMRDVDSEPLRAALDAFNGVSKEEVARHHRLERLREDFLGDEQVAGRIVAQWPAADLQHLRALRRKALREREQDKPPRAYRELFRVLRDLDDVRAAEDEPTNTENS from the coding sequence ATGAGCGCTGCACCGCAAGACCACCACGCACGGCCCGACGACGGAGACGATGTCGACGCGCGTCCCAGCAAGAGCGCAAGGAAGCGCGAGATGCACGCCCTTCAGGCGATCGGCGAGGAGCTCGTCGCGCTCTCGTCGGACAAGCTCGCGCGCCTGGAGATGCCCGATGAACTGCGCGCGGCCGTGATGGATGCGCGACGCTTCAACAAGCACGAGGCGCGTCGCCGGCAGATGCAGTACATCGGCCGCTTGATGCGTGATGTGGATTCCGAACCGTTGCGTGCGGCACTCGACGCCTTCAACGGCGTGTCCAAGGAGGAAGTGGCGCGCCATCACCGCCTCGAGCGTCTGCGCGAGGACTTTCTCGGCGACGAGCAGGTGGCCGGACGCATCGTCGCGCAGTGGCCTGCGGCCGACCTGCAGCACCTGCGCGCACTGCGTCGCAAGGCGCTGCGCGAGCGCGAGCAGGACAAGCCGCCGCGCGCCTACCGCGAACTGTTCCGCGTGCTGCGCGACCTGGACGACGTGCGGGCGGCCGAAGACGAACCCACGAATACGGAGAATTCATGA
- the mog gene encoding molybdopterin adenylyltransferase: MSEHITIGLVSISDRASDGTYEDQGIPALREWLGRALTSPWTAETRLIPDERPVIEATLKELADNKDCSLILTTGGTGPAPRDVTPEATLAVADKEMPGFGEEMRRISLNFVPTAILSRQVAVVRGKALIVNLPGQPRAIRETLEGLRDAEGTVSHVGVFAAIPYCIDLIGGPYVEADEAVIKVFRPKHALRPRN, from the coding sequence ATGAGCGAACACATCACTATCGGGCTGGTTTCGATCAGCGACCGTGCTTCCGACGGCACTTACGAAGACCAGGGCATTCCGGCCCTGCGCGAGTGGCTGGGCCGCGCACTGACCTCGCCGTGGACGGCCGAGACGCGACTGATCCCCGATGAGCGCCCGGTGATCGAGGCAACGCTCAAGGAACTGGCCGACAACAAGGACTGTTCGCTGATTCTGACCACCGGCGGCACCGGGCCGGCGCCGCGCGATGTCACTCCGGAGGCGACGCTGGCGGTCGCCGACAAGGAGATGCCCGGCTTCGGAGAGGAGATGCGCCGCATCAGCCTGAACTTCGTGCCCACCGCCATTTTGTCGCGTCAGGTCGCGGTGGTGCGCGGCAAGGCGCTGATCGTGAACCTGCCCGGCCAGCCGCGCGCGATCCGCGAGACGCTCGAAGGCCTGCGGGATGCCGAAGGCACGGTGAGCCATGTCGGCGTGTTCGCGGCGATTCCCTACTGCATCGACCTGATCGGCGGCCCCTATGTCGAGGCCGACGAGGCGGTGATCAAGGTCTTCCGCCCCAAGCACGCGCTGCGCCCCAGGAACTGA
- the aroG gene encoding 3-deoxy-7-phosphoheptulonate synthase AroG, with translation MSASPSHPIDDTRIQEIKELVPPAHVLREFPATDTAARTAYEARQGIHRIIHGADDRLLVVVGPCSIHDPDAALEYARRLKAEADRLSDDLLIVMRVYFEKPRTTVGWKGLINDPFLDNSFRINDGLRIARKLLWEINETGLPAGTEFLDMITPQYVADLISWGAIGARTTESQVHRELASGLSCPVGFKNGTDGNVKIAVDAIKAAQSPHHFLSVTKAGHSAIVSTRGNEDCHVILRGGAKAPNYDAASVDAACRDLAAAGVPAKVMVDCSHANSRKQHALQIEVARDVADQLSAGEERIIGLMIESHLKEGRQDLVPEKALEFGRSITDACIGWEDTVPVLDALAEGVRNRRIRRASEE, from the coding sequence ATGTCCGCATCGCCCAGTCATCCCATCGACGACACGCGCATTCAGGAAATCAAGGAGCTGGTGCCGCCCGCGCACGTGCTGCGCGAGTTCCCGGCGACCGACACCGCCGCGCGCACCGCCTACGAGGCGCGTCAGGGCATCCACCGCATCATTCATGGCGCCGACGACCGGCTGCTGGTGGTCGTCGGGCCGTGTTCCATCCACGACCCGGATGCCGCGCTCGAGTACGCGCGTCGCCTCAAGGCCGAGGCCGACCGGCTGTCCGATGACCTGCTCATTGTCATGCGCGTGTATTTCGAGAAGCCGCGTACCACGGTGGGCTGGAAGGGGCTGATCAACGACCCCTTCCTCGACAACAGCTTCCGCATCAACGACGGTCTGCGCATCGCGCGCAAGCTGCTGTGGGAGATCAACGAGACGGGCTTGCCGGCCGGTACCGAATTCCTCGACATGATCACGCCGCAATACGTCGCCGATCTGATCTCCTGGGGCGCGATCGGCGCGCGCACCACCGAGAGCCAGGTGCACCGCGAGCTGGCTTCCGGCCTGTCCTGTCCGGTGGGTTTCAAGAACGGCACGGACGGCAACGTCAAGATCGCCGTCGACGCGATCAAGGCCGCGCAGTCGCCGCACCATTTCCTGTCCGTGACCAAGGCCGGTCATTCGGCCATCGTGTCGACGCGCGGCAACGAAGACTGCCACGTCATCCTGCGTGGCGGTGCCAAGGCGCCCAACTACGACGCAGCCAGCGTGGACGCGGCCTGTCGTGATCTCGCCGCGGCCGGCGTGCCGGCCAAGGTGATGGTCGATTGCTCCCACGCCAACAGCCGCAAGCAGCACGCGCTGCAGATCGAGGTCGCGCGCGATGTCGCCGACCAGTTGTCTGCCGGTGAGGAGCGCATCATCGGTCTGATGATCGAATCGCACCTCAAGGAGGGGCGTCAGGATCTCGTGCCGGAGAAGGCGCTGGAGTTCGGGCGCAGCATCACCGACGCATGCATCGGCTGGGAAGACACCGTGCCTGTGCTCGATGCGCTGGCCGAAGGCGTGCGCAACCGCCGCATCCGCCGCGCGTCGGAGGAATGA